Proteins from a genomic interval of Chroococcidiopsis thermalis PCC 7203:
- a CDS encoding glycosyltransferase: protein MRKLYFLVPGTGGKFACGGLWAELKTLNLAKQICDAEAVTYRQREKDTPFLDDLLQSDLNPDEIVFVLSWGFDVAKLAHQLKQYHAIYHAHSTNYGFRLSANIPIITVSRHTMGYWGQRSPHSLIYYLPNQISDEFHNFNRQRDIDVLVQARKSSQYLIQELIPALEQSCRVVVVNSYVEDLAELFNRAKVYLYDSAEYWAQQGVTEGFGLQPLEAMACGCQVFSSVNGGLSDYLDPGFNCYKIAGYAREFDVQRILEVINRPQLPFLSEAILTEYRTENILKRFQVILHDVNIFFDKRSSYAHAIRDLTPMRIAQLNLKRFMSKLSKKYFQAR, encoded by the coding sequence ATGAGAAAATTGTATTTCTTAGTACCGGGAACGGGTGGGAAGTTTGCCTGTGGTGGGCTGTGGGCGGAATTAAAAACTCTAAATCTGGCAAAACAGATTTGTGATGCAGAAGCCGTAACATATCGTCAGCGAGAAAAGGATACGCCGTTTTTAGATGATTTGCTGCAAAGCGATCTGAATCCAGACGAGATCGTATTTGTATTGAGTTGGGGATTTGATGTCGCCAAACTCGCTCATCAGCTCAAACAATATCATGCGATCTATCATGCTCATAGTACGAATTATGGATTTAGGCTTTCAGCCAATATTCCAATTATTACTGTCAGTCGTCATACGATGGGGTATTGGGGACAGCGATCGCCGCATTCACTCATTTATTATTTGCCCAACCAAATTAGCGATGAATTTCACAATTTTAATCGCCAGCGGGATATAGACGTTTTAGTTCAAGCACGAAAATCTTCTCAATATCTCATCCAAGAATTAATTCCTGCTTTAGAACAAAGCTGTCGCGTAGTCGTCGTGAATTCTTATGTTGAAGATTTAGCAGAACTATTTAATCGGGCTAAAGTTTACCTATATGATTCAGCAGAATATTGGGCGCAACAGGGAGTAACTGAAGGGTTTGGACTGCAACCTCTAGAAGCAATGGCATGTGGTTGTCAAGTTTTTTCCAGTGTCAATGGTGGTTTATCCGATTACTTAGATCCTGGTTTTAACTGTTATAAAATTGCTGGATATGCCCGAGAATTTGACGTGCAGCGAATTCTAGAAGTTATAAATCGTCCTCAATTACCTTTTCTCTCTGAGGCTATTTTGACTGAGTACAGGACTGAGAATATTTTGAAACGTTTCCAGGTCATTTTACATGATGTTAATATCTTTTTCGACAAGCGATCGTCTTATGCTCATGCAATTCGAGATTTGACACCGATGAGAATTGCTCAGTTAAACTTAAAAAGATTCATGAGTAAGTTGAGCAAAAAATATTTTCAAGCACGATAG
- a CDS encoding inositol monophosphatase family protein — MSESPSPRAIVESLFPYLQVAAAYADRIQSKITALPAKGEGDNFFAAALTDADLAIQNLVEVALLANFPHIRFYGEEYEQSRNTKYFRAIDLGGEGDYLVTLDPIDGTQFYLDGHANYQIILSILNCDDFEAVIAISPAQNTYYYALRGEGAFQGTLTQDLAACKPLRVGQPKPTILLGWGMSALQSRLKQQDYEVIDIATAYSREIQVSNLNGILTGEIAGAAIASGKFIDGAALAFLARETGCIVTTHDGSVPPPLHTCKDYSLPGLIVATSESVHQHLLIAVQSLAA; from the coding sequence ATGTCAGAGTCACCGAGTCCGCGCGCGATCGTCGAAAGTTTATTTCCCTATCTTCAAGTAGCAGCAGCCTACGCAGATCGGATTCAATCTAAAATTACCGCACTTCCGGCGAAAGGAGAAGGAGATAATTTTTTTGCTGCGGCTTTGACCGATGCAGATTTGGCGATTCAGAATCTAGTGGAAGTGGCACTTTTGGCAAACTTTCCCCACATCCGATTTTACGGGGAAGAATACGAACAATCGCGCAATACAAAATATTTTCGCGCGATCGATCTGGGTGGTGAAGGCGATTATCTCGTGACGCTAGACCCTATAGACGGGACTCAGTTCTACCTTGACGGACATGCAAATTATCAAATTATTCTCAGCATTCTCAATTGCGACGACTTTGAAGCAGTCATAGCCATCTCTCCCGCCCAAAATACTTACTACTACGCGCTACGTGGCGAAGGCGCTTTCCAAGGAACTTTGACACAGGATTTAGCAGCCTGTAAACCATTACGAGTCGGACAGCCAAAACCAACTATTCTCTTAGGATGGGGGATGAGTGCGCTTCAATCGAGATTGAAACAACAGGACTACGAAGTCATAGATATAGCCACTGCCTACTCGCGGGAAATTCAAGTTTCCAACCTCAACGGTATTCTAACTGGTGAAATAGCTGGGGCAGCGATCGCCTCTGGTAAATTCATTGATGGTGCTGCACTCGCTTTTCTTGCCAGAGAAACTGGCTGTATTGTCACCACTCATGATGGTTCCGTTCCTCCTCCCTTGCACACCTGTAAGGACTACAGCCTACCTGGACTCATAGTCGCTACATCTGAATCAGTACACCAGCACTTATTAATAGCAGTGCAAAGTTTGGCAGCGTAA
- the trpE gene encoding anthranilate synthase component I, with product MIFPNFAQFQQLATQGNFIPVYQEWVADLDTPVSAWYKVCAGQPYSFLLESVEGGENIGRYSFLGCDPLWTLAAKGDRTIQTYRDGTQVTIEGDPFAALASCLEPYHPVKLPQLPPGIGGLFGFWGYELIRWIEPRVPVYPATESDQPDGLWMQIDQLLIFDQVKRKIWAIAYADVRDNADLQQAYQQAGDRVRQMVEKLQLPLSHRDTVLEWQPPERDKGDKEDKGDKGEKEYTSNVTREQFCANVNRAKAYIKAGDIFQVVLSQRLTTTYEGDPFALYRSLRLINPSPYMAYFHFQDWQIIGSSPEVMVKAERDPNGTMVATLRPIAGTRPRGKTPQEDAAYAEDLLKDPKEIAEHVMLVDLGRNDLGRACKSGTVKVDELMAIERYSHVMHIVSNVVGELAPDKIAWDLLKACFPAGTVSGAPKIRAMEIIHELETCRRGVYSGVYGYYDFEGQLNSAIAIRTMVVRDGAASVQAGAGIVADSDPEKEYEETLNKARGLLVAIRCLEKN from the coding sequence ATGATTTTTCCCAATTTTGCTCAATTCCAGCAGTTAGCGACGCAAGGTAATTTCATTCCGGTTTACCAAGAATGGGTAGCGGATTTGGATACGCCTGTATCTGCTTGGTATAAGGTGTGTGCGGGACAGCCTTATAGCTTCTTGTTGGAATCGGTCGAAGGAGGCGAAAATATTGGGCGCTATAGCTTCTTGGGGTGCGATCCGCTATGGACTTTAGCGGCAAAAGGCGATCGCACAATTCAAACTTATCGCGACGGTACGCAAGTCACGATTGAGGGCGATCCGTTTGCTGCCCTAGCATCGTGTTTAGAACCTTATCATCCGGTGAAGTTACCTCAACTTCCTCCTGGTATTGGCGGTTTGTTTGGGTTCTGGGGATACGAATTGATCCGTTGGATCGAACCCAGGGTTCCAGTTTATCCAGCAACAGAAAGCGACCAGCCGGATGGTTTGTGGATGCAGATAGACCAATTACTCATTTTCGATCAAGTCAAGCGCAAAATCTGGGCGATCGCCTATGCCGACGTGCGTGACAATGCCGATCTCCAGCAAGCATATCAACAAGCAGGCGATCGCGTGCGTCAAATGGTTGAGAAACTCCAACTGCCCCTATCGCATCGGGATACGGTTTTAGAATGGCAACCCCCAGAAAGAGACAAGGGAGACAAGGAGGACAAGGGGGACAAGGGGGAAAAAGAATATACAAGTAATGTAACGAGGGAACAGTTCTGTGCCAATGTCAATCGGGCAAAGGCATACATTAAAGCTGGCGATATTTTTCAAGTCGTCCTCTCCCAGCGCCTCACGACAACCTATGAGGGCGATCCGTTTGCTTTATATCGTTCTCTGCGATTGATTAATCCCTCGCCTTATATGGCTTATTTCCACTTCCAAGACTGGCAAATCATTGGGTCTAGTCCTGAAGTGATGGTGAAAGCAGAACGAGATCCAAATGGAACTATGGTGGCAACTTTGCGCCCGATTGCGGGGACTCGTCCGAGGGGAAAAACACCCCAGGAAGATGCAGCCTATGCAGAAGATCTGTTGAAAGATCCGAAAGAAATTGCCGAACACGTCATGTTAGTTGACTTGGGACGTAACGATTTGGGACGGGCGTGTAAAAGCGGTACGGTGAAAGTTGATGAATTAATGGCGATCGAGCGCTATTCTCATGTCATGCACATTGTTAGCAATGTCGTGGGAGAACTCGCACCAGATAAGATAGCATGGGATTTGCTTAAAGCTTGTTTTCCGGCTGGTACGGTCAGTGGTGCGCCAAAAATTCGGGCAATGGAAATTATTCACGAATTAGAAACGTGCCGTCGTGGGGTTTATTCTGGAGTTTACGGTTATTATGACTTTGAAGGGCAGTTAAATAGCGCGATCGCCATCCGTACTATGGTTGTGCGTGATGGTGCTGCTAGCGTCCAAGCTGGTGCTGGTATAGTAGCCGACTCTGACCCAGAAAAAGAGTACGAAGAAACTCTCAATAAAGCTAGGGGTCTTTTAGTCGCTATTCGTTGTTTGGAAAAAAATTAA
- the psaD gene encoding photosystem I reaction center subunit II, with amino-acid sequence MAETLEGQTPIFGGGTGGLLTKAEREEKYVITWTSPKEQVFEMPTGGSAIMRQGKNKLEIARKEYGIALGGQQLRAKFKINDYKIYRVYPNGETQMIHPADGVFPEKVNQGRPKVRYVDRNIGSNPSPAKLKFSGVQPYDAP; translated from the coding sequence ATGGCAGAAACACTTGAGGGACAAACACCTATATTTGGCGGCGGCACTGGTGGCTTGCTGACCAAAGCAGAAAGAGAAGAAAAATACGTTATCACTTGGACTAGCCCCAAGGAGCAAGTTTTTGAAATGCCTACAGGTGGTTCAGCCATCATGAGGCAGGGCAAAAATAAGCTAGAAATTGCTCGCAAAGAGTATGGTATCGCTTTGGGCGGGCAACAACTGCGGGCGAAATTCAAAATTAACGACTACAAAATCTATCGAGTTTATCCTAATGGGGAAACTCAGATGATCCATCCCGCTGATGGTGTCTTCCCAGAAAAAGTCAACCAAGGTCGTCCAAAAGTACGTTACGTCGATCGCAACATTGGCAGCAACCCCAGCCCAGCCAAGTTGAAGTTCAGTGGCGTACAGCCATACGACGCACCCTAA
- a CDS encoding DICT sensory domain-containing protein, producing the protein MSNLTSVLSDLLVAVPQLRPQVYFKASLTALSHAMEDQVLASTSDQPLLIASFQRERFYRQEAHRYKRLARQTNQVYVLAAPETDFTNASEYYETIAFDPTESLSQEWHLVAIGQNYSTCLICRERPSIVQIKPSPHLPAVDMDPTRQFEGIWTSERQISCIAAELLLQRILHYRPELAPKIELARDRFGIFPQRRSSAKKSKTAAPITLPSLDPAAIDTNPFVQRLVTYLQAGQYKLLKAYRSIAAQERKERLINSITAAIRKGSATGLPLHPQEILKVAVRELGIALAACRCLIYRAQANDDRVAIAHEYLQPGVSSVVGKVMPLQKNPLFQEMTCQQGSICIVDTQTDTRVTDSPLLQQLVKQLDIRSWLLMPVLYQGKLLGIVESHYCGSQPHQWTADETSLVEAIATQVGAALIQAEAYANLEDLNQQLEALDRTRSNLIAITGHELRTPLSTIQVCLESLATEPDMPLELRQVMLSTALADSERMRKLVQDFLTLSNLESGRVEWHPETLLLDECVELALSRIRIRSNPDDLPQIVSTIPVQLPPIRVDGDWLVELIAKLLDNACKFTPPTGQIAIAARTNGGTTLEVTVSDTGRGIEPNRLEIVFDRFYQEEGALRRTAGGTGLGLAICRQIVNSWNGKIWAESAGKDKGSTFHFTIPTVE; encoded by the coding sequence ATGAGCAATTTGACTTCTGTGCTAAGCGATCTGCTAGTAGCAGTACCCCAACTGCGACCCCAAGTTTATTTCAAAGCTTCTTTAACGGCTTTGTCCCATGCGATGGAAGACCAAGTGCTTGCTTCGACTTCAGACCAACCGTTGCTGATTGCTAGCTTTCAGCGGGAACGCTTCTATCGTCAAGAAGCCCACCGCTACAAACGCCTTGCTCGGCAAACGAATCAAGTCTACGTACTAGCAGCACCGGAGACAGATTTTACGAATGCTTCCGAATACTACGAAACGATCGCCTTCGATCCAACAGAATCATTAAGTCAAGAATGGCATCTCGTCGCGATCGGGCAAAATTATAGCACTTGCCTGATTTGTCGCGAACGCCCCAGCATAGTCCAGATTAAACCCTCACCTCATTTACCAGCGGTGGATATGGATCCCACCCGCCAGTTTGAAGGTATCTGGACTTCCGAGCGACAAATTAGCTGTATTGCAGCCGAGCTGTTACTTCAACGCATTTTACATTACAGACCAGAATTAGCCCCTAAAATCGAACTCGCGCGCGATCGCTTCGGTATATTTCCACAAAGGCGATCGTCAGCGAAAAAGTCTAAAACTGCTGCCCCCATTACTTTACCCTCGCTAGATCCTGCGGCGATCGATACCAATCCTTTCGTCCAGAGATTAGTAACGTACCTGCAAGCCGGACAGTACAAATTACTCAAAGCCTACCGCTCGATTGCTGCCCAAGAACGGAAAGAACGCCTCATCAACTCGATTACCGCTGCGATTCGCAAAGGTAGCGCCACCGGACTACCGTTACATCCCCAAGAAATCTTGAAAGTCGCAGTTCGCGAATTGGGAATTGCCCTGGCTGCCTGCCGTTGCTTGATTTATCGCGCCCAAGCTAACGATGATAGGGTGGCGATCGCCCACGAATATTTACAACCTGGCGTTTCCTCAGTAGTAGGAAAAGTCATGCCTTTACAAAAAAATCCCTTATTTCAAGAAATGACCTGTCAGCAAGGATCGATCTGTATTGTCGATACTCAAACTGACACCCGCGTGACTGATTCACCCCTGCTACAACAGCTCGTAAAACAGCTGGATATTCGTTCTTGGTTGTTAATGCCAGTGTTGTACCAAGGTAAGTTATTGGGAATAGTCGAATCTCATTATTGTGGTTCCCAACCACACCAGTGGACGGCAGATGAAACTTCTTTAGTCGAAGCGATCGCCACTCAGGTAGGCGCAGCATTGATTCAAGCCGAAGCTTACGCAAATCTAGAAGACCTCAACCAGCAATTAGAGGCGCTCGATCGCACCCGCAGCAACCTCATCGCGATTACTGGACACGAACTTCGTACCCCCCTCTCGACGATCCAAGTTTGTTTGGAAAGCCTTGCCACCGAGCCAGATATGCCCTTAGAATTGCGGCAAGTTATGCTCAGCACTGCTCTTGCTGACTCAGAGCGGATGCGCAAATTAGTCCAAGATTTTCTCACCCTCTCCAACTTAGAAAGCGGACGGGTAGAATGGCATCCAGAAACTTTACTCCTAGATGAGTGCGTCGAGCTTGCCCTCAGCCGCATTCGCATCCGTTCTAACCCAGACGATTTACCGCAGATCGTCAGCACAATTCCAGTCCAACTCCCTCCGATTCGGGTTGATGGAGACTGGTTAGTAGAGCTAATCGCCAAACTGCTAGACAACGCCTGTAAGTTTACGCCTCCCACAGGACAGATCGCGATCGCAGCGCGTACCAATGGTGGCACAACGCTAGAAGTTACCGTTTCCGATACCGGACGCGGTATTGAACCCAATCGGCTCGAAATTGTTTTCGATCGCTTCTACCAAGAAGAAGGCGCACTCCGTCGCACCGCAGGAGGTACGGGTTTAGGCTTAGCAATTTGTCGTCAAATTGTCAATAGCTGGAACGGGAAAATCTGGGCAGAATCAGCAGGAAAAGACAAAGGCAGTACGTTTCACTTCACTATTCCGACTGTGGAATAG
- a CDS encoding glycosyltransferase family 4 protein, which produces MKIAQIAPLWERVPPFRYGGIELIVSLLTDELVRRGHEVTLFASGDSITTAQLKSVHNKALRLDPSVKEPGLYEQMMLFEVFSNAHHFDIIHSHVGCAALPYTGFAKTPTVHTTHGIFTPDNEKMFRRFAWQPYISISEAQREPRLGLNYIQTIYNGIDTSIYPFQAQPSQPAYLAFVGRISPEKGPIEAMKIARAAGLPLKMAGKVDPVDREYFRDRVEPLIDGEQIQYLGEISHEEKAQLLGGATVTLFPITWREPFGLVMIESMATGTPVIGMGLGSVPEVIAHGKTGFVCHSLEQMVDVIPDAMKIDRQTCRDYAIDRFSVQAMTSAYEKAYQTWKG; this is translated from the coding sequence ATGAAAATCGCTCAGATTGCTCCTCTGTGGGAACGAGTCCCACCCTTTCGCTACGGTGGTATTGAATTAATCGTTAGTTTACTAACTGACGAATTAGTCCGGCGCGGTCATGAAGTCACGCTGTTTGCCTCTGGTGACTCGATTACTACAGCTCAGCTCAAGTCAGTCCACAATAAAGCATTACGTCTCGATCCCAGTGTCAAGGAACCAGGGCTTTACGAGCAAATGATGCTGTTTGAGGTTTTTAGCAACGCCCATCATTTTGACATTATTCATTCTCATGTTGGCTGCGCTGCCTTGCCTTACACTGGTTTTGCTAAAACGCCTACGGTACATACAACTCACGGTATTTTTACTCCTGATAATGAAAAGATGTTTCGGCGTTTTGCTTGGCAACCATACATCAGTATTAGCGAAGCGCAACGAGAACCTCGTCTAGGGTTAAATTACATTCAAACTATCTATAACGGTATTGATACCTCTATCTATCCGTTTCAGGCTCAACCTAGTCAACCAGCTTATCTGGCTTTCGTCGGTCGCATATCTCCTGAAAAAGGTCCGATTGAAGCGATGAAAATAGCCCGCGCTGCTGGTTTACCATTAAAAATGGCTGGCAAAGTCGATCCGGTGGATCGAGAATATTTTCGCGATCGCGTTGAGCCATTAATTGACGGTGAGCAAATTCAGTACCTTGGGGAAATATCTCATGAAGAGAAGGCTCAGCTTTTGGGTGGAGCTACAGTAACTTTGTTTCCGATTACCTGGCGAGAACCGTTTGGTCTAGTCATGATTGAGTCAATGGCAACAGGCACGCCTGTAATTGGCATGGGTTTGGGTTCCGTACCAGAAGTGATTGCTCATGGTAAAACAGGCTTTGTTTGTCATTCTCTAGAACAAATGGTGGATGTGATTCCCGATGCGATGAAAATAGATCGCCAAACATGTCGCGACTATGCGATCGATCGCTTTAGCGTCCAAGCGATGACGAGCGCATATGAAAAGGCGTATCAAACTTGGAAGGGGTAG
- a CDS encoding amylo-alpha-1,6-glucosidase: protein MTLDTIATQDRVEISGRVFVPAEQLPIPEWPCVLSERPQPTLTIKDDDLFLVTDTLGNIAGGCYSDDSAASMGLFCCDSRFLSRLELQIEGRSPVLLSSTADKGFSLSVLCTNPTVDNRLKADTLGIRRELVLNGALFEEIEISNYSTSAVSVSISLSFDADFVDLFEIRGFNREKRGKLLRLAAVDGRQKEKGDKEDKGDKGAITNYQLPITDYQPPETLTLAYQGLDNSIMESRLQFQHTQPDLFKGYTAIWQLDLASHETKKLGYRLSMAINDRSASTVHAPNTLVQARAAEDSEELHWCQQSTQIRSDKADFNHVVERAEQDMYLLRQSFGKYKTVSAGVPWFSTLFGRDSLIAAAQTLMLNPSIARETLILLAAYQGKIEDEWREEEPGKILHEIRMGEMARCQEIPHTPYYGTIDATPLWLMLYAEYFAWTHDLETLDRLWSNALAAMDWIDRRLKPTGYLSYFRKSRGGLANQGWKDSGDCIVNRQGELATGAIALCEVQAYVYAAKVRLAEIARMKKRLDLAEKWQDEARELKVRFNRDFWLSDQDFCALALDGEGKPVDSITSNPGHCLHLGIFTPEKAYSVAERLRAPDMFNGWGIRTLSSLSPAYNPMGYHLGSVWPHDNSLIVLGLRSLGLVDQALDVFQGLFDMTLQQPYQRPPELFCGYERNGDRAPVQYPVACSPQAWATGTIFQLLQTIINLVPDAPNNCLRIIDPALPDSINRLSIHNLRVGPTLLDLEFERAGNTTACRVVKKRGNLRVVIEA from the coding sequence ATGACACTGGATACGATAGCAACGCAAGACAGAGTAGAAATAAGTGGTAGAGTATTCGTTCCCGCAGAACAATTGCCAATTCCAGAATGGCCCTGCGTGTTGAGCGAAAGACCACAACCGACTTTGACGATTAAAGACGACGATCTATTTTTGGTGACAGATACGCTAGGAAATATTGCTGGCGGCTGTTATAGCGATGATAGTGCAGCTAGCATGGGGTTATTTTGCTGCGATAGCCGATTTCTAAGTCGCTTAGAATTACAGATTGAGGGGCGATCGCCTGTTTTACTCAGCAGTACCGCCGATAAAGGGTTTTCCCTTTCTGTCTTATGTACTAATCCTACAGTAGACAATCGATTGAAAGCTGACACCCTTGGCATTCGTCGCGAACTGGTTTTGAATGGAGCACTATTTGAAGAAATAGAAATTTCCAACTACAGCACGAGTGCCGTCAGCGTTTCTATTAGCCTGAGTTTTGATGCCGATTTTGTCGATTTATTTGAAATTCGCGGCTTCAATCGAGAAAAGCGCGGTAAATTGCTACGGCTTGCCGCAGTAGATGGAAGACAGAAAGAGAAAGGAGACAAGGAGGACAAGGGAGATAAGGGAGCAATTACCAATTACCAATTACCAATTACCGATTACCAACCTCCAGAAACGCTCACCCTTGCTTATCAGGGTTTAGATAATTCCATCATGGAATCGCGGTTGCAGTTTCAACACACTCAGCCAGATTTATTCAAAGGCTATACGGCAATTTGGCAGCTAGACTTGGCTTCCCACGAAACCAAAAAGCTCGGTTATCGATTGTCAATGGCAATTAACGATCGCTCAGCTTCTACCGTTCACGCTCCCAATACATTAGTCCAAGCCAGAGCAGCGGAAGACTCAGAGGAACTGCACTGGTGTCAGCAAAGCACGCAAATTCGCTCTGACAAAGCTGATTTCAATCATGTCGTCGAGCGAGCTGAGCAAGACATGTATTTGCTACGGCAATCTTTTGGCAAGTATAAAACTGTTTCTGCTGGCGTACCTTGGTTTTCTACTCTATTCGGACGAGATTCGCTGATCGCGGCGGCTCAAACTTTAATGTTAAATCCGTCGATCGCCCGCGAAACTTTGATTTTACTCGCAGCTTATCAAGGCAAAATTGAAGACGAATGGCGGGAAGAGGAACCAGGCAAAATTCTACATGAAATCCGCATGGGAGAAATGGCACGTTGCCAGGAAATCCCCCATACGCCTTATTACGGTACGATCGATGCTACTCCTTTGTGGTTAATGCTCTATGCGGAATACTTTGCCTGGACTCACGACTTAGAAACCCTAGATCGTTTGTGGTCAAATGCTTTAGCAGCAATGGATTGGATCGATCGCCGCCTCAAACCAACGGGATATTTATCCTACTTCCGCAAGTCACGCGGAGGTTTAGCCAATCAAGGTTGGAAGGATTCTGGCGATTGTATAGTTAATCGTCAAGGAGAACTAGCCACAGGGGCGATCGCTCTATGCGAAGTGCAGGCTTATGTCTATGCCGCAAAAGTGCGACTGGCAGAAATTGCTCGGATGAAGAAGCGGCTCGATCTTGCCGAAAAGTGGCAGGATGAAGCCAGAGAGCTGAAAGTTCGATTTAATCGCGATTTTTGGCTGTCCGACCAGGATTTTTGCGCATTGGCGTTGGATGGGGAAGGCAAACCAGTCGATAGTATTACCTCTAATCCCGGGCATTGTCTGCATCTAGGCATTTTTACACCTGAAAAAGCCTACAGCGTTGCCGAACGGCTCCGAGCGCCTGATATGTTTAACGGTTGGGGAATTCGCACTTTAAGCAGTTTATCCCCCGCCTATAATCCGATGGGCTACCATCTCGGTTCGGTTTGGCCTCACGATAATTCTCTAATCGTACTGGGACTGCGATCGCTCGGGCTAGTGGATCAAGCCTTGGACGTATTTCAGGGGTTATTCGACATGACACTTCAGCAACCCTACCAGCGTCCACCAGAACTATTCTGCGGCTACGAACGCAATGGCGATCGGGCTCCCGTCCAGTATCCCGTGGCTTGTTCTCCCCAGGCTTGGGCAACGGGAACCATTTTTCAGTTATTGCAAACAATTATTAATCTCGTACCTGATGCCCCAAATAATTGCTTGCGAATCATCGATCCGGCTTTACCAGACTCCATCAATCGCCTATCCATACACAATCTACGTGTCGGTCCTACCTTACTCGACCTAGAATTCGAGCGTGCTGGCAATACGACTGCCTGTCGCGTGGTCAAAAAACGCGGTAACCTGCGTGTGGTGATCGAAGCGTAA
- the petN gene encoding cytochrome b6-f complex subunit PetN: MDAILTLGWVGLLVTFTWSIAMVVWGRNGL, from the coding sequence ATGGACGCTATTTTGACACTGGGTTGGGTTGGATTGCTGGTAACTTTTACTTGGTCTATTGCTATGGTCGTTTGGGGTCGTAACGGACTGTAA
- a CDS encoding alkaline phosphatase D family protein: MTNNKLQRRELLLGAAALAAGTIASQWQTKTAIAKPKFSQYPFKLGVASGDPLPESVVIWTRLAPDPLEGGGMPAESVVVQWQVATDENMRQILQQGEAIATPEFAHAVHVEVEGLQPGRWYWYRFQAGDAESPIGRTRTTAALNEALGQLTFAFASCQDWQNGYYTAHQNLAKEDVELVVFLGDYIYDGGSRTDSVRSHRTPAAVSLADYRNRYALYKTDPNLQAAHAAFPWIVTWDDHEVQNNYAGDRSSFGDSPSAFGRRRAAAYQAYYEHMPLRRDRAPQGSRLQLYRRFTFGDLAQFNILDTRQYRTQQPCGGGFKSRCQEAFAASATMMGHQQEQWLFRGLTRSAARWNILAQQTVLAQFDVDPRSRSELFNLDQWDGYVEARQRLLKFLAQRQPANPIVITGDVHSSWVHDLKLDFKNPNSPTVGTEFVGTSISSNFPKQFIPTATIAMSRNPHTKFFNGTYRGYVRCHLTRDRLVTNYRIVSTIRQPEASVRTLASFVVENGKLGVRS, from the coding sequence ATGACAAATAACAAATTGCAGCGGCGGGAGTTGCTGCTTGGTGCAGCGGCTTTGGCGGCTGGAACGATCGCGAGTCAGTGGCAGACAAAAACGGCGATCGCGAAACCGAAATTCTCCCAGTATCCGTTTAAGTTGGGCGTAGCTTCCGGCGATCCACTGCCAGAGAGTGTCGTCATTTGGACGCGCCTCGCACCCGATCCGCTTGAAGGTGGCGGGATGCCTGCCGAATCGGTTGTCGTCCAGTGGCAAGTGGCAACTGATGAAAATATGCGGCAAATCCTCCAGCAGGGAGAAGCGATCGCCACTCCAGAATTCGCCCATGCCGTCCACGTTGAGGTAGAAGGGTTGCAACCCGGACGTTGGTATTGGTATCGATTTCAAGCAGGGGATGCCGAAAGTCCAATTGGACGCACGCGCACCACTGCCGCGCTGAATGAGGCACTCGGACAACTAACTTTTGCTTTTGCTTCCTGTCAAGATTGGCAGAACGGTTATTATACGGCGCATCAAAACTTAGCCAAGGAAGATGTGGAGCTAGTCGTCTTTCTAGGGGACTACATTTATGATGGCGGCTCCCGCACCGATAGCGTGCGATCGCACCGTACTCCCGCCGCTGTTAGTCTTGCCGATTACCGCAACCGCTACGCTTTATATAAAACCGACCCCAACCTCCAAGCGGCTCATGCTGCCTTTCCGTGGATCGTGACTTGGGACGATCATGAGGTACAAAATAACTATGCAGGCGATCGCTCTAGCTTCGGCGACTCGCCATCTGCTTTTGGGCGGCGGCGGGCGGCTGCTTACCAAGCGTATTACGAGCATATGCCCTTACGACGCGATCGCGCACCCCAAGGCTCTCGGTTGCAGCTCTATCGGCGCTTTACGTTTGGTGACTTAGCTCAATTCAATATTTTAGATACGCGCCAGTACCGGACTCAGCAGCCCTGCGGCGGCGGATTTAAATCTCGCTGTCAGGAAGCTTTCGCTGCTAGTGCAACGATGATGGGACACCAGCAAGAACAATGGTTATTTCGAGGCTTAACTCGCTCCGCAGCACGGTGGAATATTCTTGCTCAACAAACCGTACTCGCTCAATTCGATGTCGATCCGCGCTCTCGTTCGGAGTTATTCAACCTCGATCAGTGGGACGGCTATGTCGAAGCGCGTCAGCGATTGCTGAAATTTCTAGCGCAACGCCAACCTGCTAACCCCATCGTGATTACAGGCGACGTGCATTCCAGTTGGGTACACGACCTCAAACTTGACTTTAAAAATCCTAATTCCCCCACCGTTGGCACTGAGTTTGTCGGCACTTCTATCTCTTCCAATTTTCCCAAGCAGTTTATTCCGACGGCGACGATCGCGATGAGCAGAAACCCCCACACCAAATTTTTTAACGGAACTTATCGGGGGTACGTTCGATGCCACTTGACACGCGATCGCCTCGTCACCAACTATCGGATCGTTTCAACCATCCGCCAACCCGAAGCCAGTGTGAGAACGCTCGCTTCATTCGTCGTGGAGAATGGGAAATTAGGGGTGAGGAGCTAG